The genomic stretch tataccacAACGATCGAATTGATTATCTTCATGCATAAGGATACTAGATTACCTAGTAGAAAAGATTGAAAAATCATCACAAACCTCCCTTATTTCTTTTCTATTACAATTTCTGGATTATTATATGATGATTTTTGAACTTTCCATATAtagaaaagaaatagaaagagatAGACTAGAAACGACATCTGTTATGTCAATGACACCTAAGGGATATAAAATGAATGGAATTAGGATATGGATGGAATATAATGAAATAGGGCCACTTTGAGGTTCCCTCTGAAATGAGGCATGTAAGGGAGCCACTACGAAGAAGTTCCGAGAGTTACGAAGGAAGCTTCGAGCTCATATTGGTCATGGGTTGGGAACGGGAATTGAACTCTATGAGATTGAATCTCCTGTTATTCCTCAGTAGCTCAGTGGTAGAGCGGTCGGCTGCTAACCAATTGGTCGTAGGTTCGAATCCTACTTGGGGAGATTTGATTGATTCTTAATTAAAGAATTCAGAATAAAGGGGCTCGATTTGCCCATTAAGAGTAGGTAACCCGTTCCCTGTTTTTGTTTCCATTGCATTCTATCTCATCGTATCATATTCTATTATGCGAGATTAGAAAATCACCATCAATACCTTGTTCTAGGTCCGAGATAATCCTTTGTTCCATAGCCCTGGGGCTTTTTACAACTAGCCAATTAAGAAGTCTTAGATGTACTAGTACTGCATCAAAGATGCAATCATCGATTCTCCCGAGAGGTCACAATTGCCGCGAGCAAAGATATTAATGACGAGGAAGGCTTTTTTTTATGCTACTAATACTTGCTCTGCTATTCTGCCCAAGCCTGGCTGAGGAAGAGTTATGGGGCGTAAAACAAAAAAATACGTTGATCGGGCATACTACGTGTAATGATTCCCCCATTCAcgataaataataaataaaaagagaaaaagaaaagccaTTCCATTTCGACAAAAGACCCACACCCAAGTTCCATAGCTTTTGGTTCACTATCCCGATCATGATTTTCCTACCCCCAGATGGAAAGGTACTTCCCTTTTGTGCCGGTTGTGGACGAGGAGGGATTTGAACCCCCGACACCGTGGTTCGTAGCCACGTGCTCTAATCCTCTGAGCTACAGGCCCCACCCCGTCTCCACTGGATCTATTCCCCGGAGTACCCTCAAAAAAGGAACCTTTCCTCTCCCCAGGCATTTCGGGTTAAGAAGATGTGAAGGCACGTTTATCTCTATAAGAAGGGTATGTTCCGAGGTGTGAAGTGGGAGAGAAGGGATGTCACAATTGGGGTTTTGAATAAAACAAccttttgatttttcattttttttcgttttcatATTGAAAAAGTAATAAGAATGAGAGGTGTTAAGCTTTTTATCATCCTAGCATCGATCTATTTGTCCGCATGACCTCCCCTACAGTATCGTCACCGCAGTAGAGTTTAACCACCAAGTTCGGGATGGATTGGTGTGGTTCCTCTACACCTAGGACACCAGAATATCGAACCATGAATGAAGAAAGGCATGAGAGAAGCATATTGACTAGTGATTGTGCGGCCCCAATTATTGACAGGAGGGGACACCAAAGGCCTCTGCCCTTCCATCCCTTGGATAGATAGAGAAGGAGGGTAGAGCTTTTAGTTTTTTCATGTTGTCAAAGAGTTGAACAATGGTTTTTTCGTGTTGTCAAAGATTTGAACAATGAAAATAGATGGCGAGTACTTGATCGAATTGATCAGGTCATGTAGGAACAAGGTTCAAGTCTACCAGTCAGTTAGGATGCCTCAGCTGCATACATCACTGCACATCCACTTGACACCTATCGTAATGATAAACGGCTAGTCTCGCCGTGACCTTCTCTTGAATTCTCAAAAAAACTTCTGTCGCTCCATCCCCGTAGGGGCAGAGAACCCGTCGATGTCTCGGCTGTGCTACCAGAGGCTCTGGGGAAGTCGGAATAGGAGAGCACTCATCTTGGGGTGGGCTTACTACTTAGATGCTTTCAGCAGTTATCCGCCCCGCACCTGGCTACCCAACATTTACCGTGGGCACGATAACTGGTACACCAGAGGTGCATCCTTCCCGGTCCTCTCATACTAGAAAAAGGTCCTCTCAATGCTCTAACGCCCATACCGGATATGGACCGAACTGTCTCATGACATTCTTAACCCAGATCACGTACCGCTTTAATGGGCAAACAACCCAACCCTTGGAACATACTACAGCCCCAGGTGGCGAAGAGCCGACATCGAGGTACCAAACCTTCCAGTTGATGTGAGCTCTTGGGGAAGATCAGCCTGTTATCCCTAGAGTAACTTTTATCCGTTGAGCTATGGCCCTTCCACTCGGCACCGTCGGATCACTATGGCCAAATTTCGTCCCTACTCGACGGGTGGGTCTTGCAGTCAAGCTCCCTTCTGCCTTTGCACTCGAGGGCTAATCTCCGTCCGGCCCAAGGAAACCTTTGCAGGCCTCCGTTACCTTTTAGGAGGCCTACGCCCCATAGAAACTGTCTACCTGAGACTGTCCCTTGGCTCGTAGGTCCTAACACAAGGTTAGAATTCTAGCCCTTCCAGAGTGGTATCTCACTGATGGCTCGGGGCCCCCCGGAAGGAGGCCTTCTTCGCCTTCCACCTAAGTTGCGCAGGAAAGGTCCAAAGCCAATCCCAGGGAATAGTGAAGCTTCATAGGGTCTTTCTGTCCAGGTGCAGGTAGTCCACATCTTCACAGACATGTCTATTTCACTGAGCCTCTCTCCGAGACAGTGCCCAGATCGTTACGCTTTTTGTGCGGGTCGAAACTTACCCGACAAGGAATTTCGCTACCTTAGGACCGTTATAGTTACAGCTGCCGTTCACCGAGGCTTCGGTCACCAGCTCCCCTATCATCAGGTCACCAACTTCCTTGACTTTCCGGCACTCGGCAGGCGTCAGCCCCCATACATGGTCTTACGACTTTACAGAGACCTATGTTTTTGGTAAATAGTCGCCCGGGCCTGGTCACTGCGACCCCCTTTGTGAGGAAGCACCCCTTCTCCCGAAGTTACGGGGCTATTTcgcttatatatatattatataaagcaatatataattatatatacatactatatatactatacacacacacacacacacacacacacacacacacacacacacacatatatatatatatatatatatatatatatatatatatatatatatatagtttacaagaaattgccttagataaaaagaATAGCCCGGAACAGAAAAACCCGTTTAGGCCATGGACCCgacccatttagcccgggaccatgtgggcttaggcccacaGTGGGCCGGTTCCACACATTTGGACTGTTAGTTTAGGGACCATTTGGCCCGGGACCGCCAAAGCTCAGCCCGTCAAagcccgggaccgtttggccCAGCTCGTTtagcccatttaggcccgggcccCGCCCAAAATACAGCCTTAGTTACATCTATCACAATTATAAGATCTTACCTCGCTTGTTTCACCTCGTGCCATGAAACAATTTGTAGTATCTTCTTTGCATTCATCGTTTGATGAATGTTCATCGGTCCAGCAGCCCGAATATTTGTTCATGTCATTTTCCAGAATGGTCATGAAGCACATAATTGCTATTTCTTCATGTTTTGAACTGTCTTCATCACTCCATCTTCCGAAAGATTTGTTTTTATTGAATCCTCTTGTCACAACCCAGACCCCGATCCGGTCGtcatggcgcctctcgtgaagacaaggccagccaaccaaCCCATTTCGCCTTTTCAGAATAGTTAATATTAATAAACAGTTTTAGCATAATTAAATAGCCACAGTCTAAACAAAAGTTTTCTTTATTaagtgcggaatacaacccaaacacaacccaaaccggggtgtcacgagcatctattagagtataaatacaattgCAAGGCCTGAAACATACAAAATAAGactgataaacaaaaggaagaaatgcgGTGCTGCGAACACTGGCAGTCACctcactaaactccgataacttagcctctgaccagctgaaaacctgctaccgggtgaacaaatacctgcatctgcacacgaggtgcggggagtaaagtgagtactccaacttagtgagtaataaaggtaaataatagcTGAGCAGTCTAAAACCCTTCGAGTAAAAGCAGTGAAATTGTGAAATCCTtggaaaaacatcttagctcagtttaaacctcttttaaaaatgactttttcaacggttacgcaaatgagtgcaaaacaaatagtgcagataagcatggaaatctgcccctcaggcacaacactcaattaacagataatgcCAGGCAATCAGATAGATATCAGATGAAATAGcacaaacaacagataatggcagacaaatgaaataaagtaaacacatagaacaataccagcaccgctgcagtgtgcagcccgatccatatatctcgtcgatggcgctcactgggggtgtgcagactccgggaggggccccttacggcccaagcgcaatatcaagccatcttgtggcatcaaatctaggcccttggcctcatatcaatatcagtataacattgctacggcacgcagcccgatcccatagtatcctcacatctgacCCTTGGTCGTACTCAGTctagaaatcatataagcccctcaggcattaataaaaacagtagttctcagcccaaaatatcatttactatatccaaaatcagaacgaatgcaTCActatatactaagggaacaaagcccaagcgaaaacaatcaataacgggcacaaatcccgaaattaccaaaactcgagccccagacccacttctcgaaactcagaaatttttacatcaatgggttccttatcctttcacagttcatacatatcaaaagttctcaaattcgacctcaaatggtccttgaAATCCAAATTGAAAAGTTTctaaatcccaagccctagttcttccatttttagcttagtttccataaatttctaggtggatttcacaatagattcgagttttaggttcgaaaatCTTACCTTCAAATGTTTCTCCTTGAACCCCTCTTCGATtttcttcaaaaagctctcaaatgGCTtagctatggaggaaaaatgactcaaaatcacggatgaaataacttaaaacattctgcccaggggtttttGCATCTGCGACCCCCCCACCGCTCctacggtaccgcttctgcggtcatttcTCCGCATCTGCGAAAATCACTCAACTGGCCAACAATCGCATCTGCGATCAAAtccccgcatctgcgacatcgcagatccGGCCAgcctaaccgcttctgcggtctctgcCCAGCAGGCTCATTTCCTCTTTTATGACTAATCAACCGCACATGCAGCGCCACATCTGCGGTCCACAACTTGCAGATGTAGAAATAACAGAAACAACAAATCTGAAGCTGCAACAAATTCCAAATTCTCTAATAACCacctgaaatcaccccgaggcccccgggacctcaaccaaaagaacgaacatgacccaataccttattcaaacttgttccaatcatcaaaacacttcaaacaacatcaaatccatcaattcacattgaattcaagcctaagttttctaaaaacttccgaaatacgctttcgataaaaaacccaaccaaaccacgtccgaatgacctgaaattttgcacacacataataaatgacataacgaagctacagaaactctcagaattccattccgacccttggatcgaaatctcacctatcaaccggaattcgccaaaatactaacttcgccaattcaagcctaatcctacaccggacctccaaaaccaattccgatcacactcctaagtcataaatcacccaacgaagctaacaaaatcataaaaattctgatccgagctcatatacaaataagtcaactcttggtcaaacctttcaaattcaaaacttTCAATTGAGACTGtttctttcaaattcataccgatttccgtgaaaaccaaaaccaacgatttacatcagtcataatacatcacacgtggcaagtcatgcctgagaactggcgatcaaagtgcaaaagctcaaaatgaccggttgggtcgttacacctCTAGAGACCTTTCTTTTAAGATCTGGGCATTCAGCTTGAACATTCTCATAtcttccacactcataacaatttCCATCATTCATGTCTTGTTCATTGTGTTGCCTGGTTCATCTAGGTGGCATCCTTTTCTTGTGTTTTTGTACCTTCTCATTAAACTATCCATGTTTCTTGATGCCATGGCAATCTCTTCTTCAAGAGCTTCTAGGACGTTATCAATATCATTTTCAGGTGTTTCAGTTGTAGCTTTGAAAGcaactattttcttcttttctttctggTTTGTTTTCTTGAGATATGTTTTCTCCAATGCTATAAGATCTCCTCGAAGTTCATCATATGAAAGTTTGTTTAGATCTTGAGATTCGAGTGCAACTACTTTTGTATGCTAAGTGGTAGGTAAACTTCTTAGAATTTTTTGAACTTGATCACCATTTGAGTGGGGTTTACCAAAGGCTTTTAATCGCTAATGATTTTGTTGAACCTTGCAAACATTTCCTCAATAGATTCTCCTTCTTTCATCTGGAAGAGTTCATAGTCATGAACCAACTTGTTGATGTGAGTTTCTTTCACTTTGTTGGTTCCTTCATAAGTAACTTCCAGTTTATTCCACATTTCTTTGGTTGTATCACAACTTGATATTTTCTCATACTCCTCTCCACTTATAGCATTATAGAGTAAATTTCGTGCCTCCGCATTGACATGAACAACTGCCATTTGCTCGTCTGTGTATTCATCTATATCTTCCGGATTAGCGGGTAGTTGAGCTACTGCTGGTAGTGGATAGTTACCCTTTTTGATAACGTGCCATACTTTGACATAATAGGATTTTGCATATATTTTCATTCGGACTTTCCAGTGAGAAAAGTATTATCCATAGAAATATGGTGGCCTGACTTGCA from Nicotiana sylvestris chromosome 12, ASM39365v2, whole genome shotgun sequence encodes the following:
- the LOC138884039 gene encoding uncharacterized protein, with translation MKIYAKSYYVKVWHVIKKGNYPLPAVAQLPANPEDIDEYTDEQMAVVHVNAEARNLLYNAISGEEYEKISSCDTTKEMWNKLEVTYEGTNKVKETHINKLVHDYELFQMKEGESIEEMFARFNKIISD